From a region of the Thermosipho affectus genome:
- the rd gene encoding rubredoxin, whose translation MKRYVCSVCGYVYDPEVGDPDNGVEPGTPFEKLPEDWVCPVCGVGKDQFEVEE comes from the coding sequence ATGAAGAGATACGTATGTAGTGTATGTGGATATGTATATGATCCAGAAGTAGGGGATCCAGACAATGGGGTAGAGCCAGGGACACCATTTGAGAAATTGCCAGAAGATTGGGTATGTCCAGTATGTGGGGTAGGCAAAGACCAATTTGAAGTAGAAGAATAA